In Uranotaenia lowii strain MFRU-FL chromosome 2, ASM2978415v1, whole genome shotgun sequence, one genomic interval encodes:
- the LOC129741856 gene encoding uncharacterized protein LOC129741856, producing MPVTKSTKEPKAAPTLRYWIVKLKEIQSSFGDIWEFVETFQEDVSSTQISVRLNAIDDLWERFGDVLIEIKSHEDFTAGDEIYDKERKEFSDRFYHAKSFLIEKAKERQDSAEVNQTIRSESGHMANVDHVRLPQIKLQSFDGNIDEWLGFRDLYLSLIHWKQELPEVEKFHYLKGCLQGEPKALIDPLQITKTNYTVAWEMLLKRYNNSKQLKKRQVQALFKLPGMVKESKGELQTLLEGFERIVNTLDQVLETDEYKDLLLVNFLVSRLDSVTRRSWEEESATKEQDSLAELTEFLHRRVRVLEALPPRFTDNRSMQPQGSVKQKTVSVRTYHNNVKSSGIRCHACKEGHLLHQCQKFLRMGVNERDSLLKVQSLCRNCFRSGHMAKDCQSKFWCRTCKGRHHTLVCFKVKEDSQPAELRSSVPSTSSGGASKESSTFQTSHSSSACLTSSDQRRPRSQVLLATAVVFIEDEMGARIPARALLDSGSESNFISERLCQLMKISRKKVDISILGIGQVQTRVKHKIEAVVHSRVTRFSKEMNFLVLPKVTVDLPTSSVDTDGWRIPDGISLADPSFFVSTKVDLVLGIEFFFEFFQTGKNMCIGDNLPTLTDSVFGWVVSGGLSEHTVTRVNCNTSTTESLESLVSRFWACEEIGLEKLYTEEEQMCEDHFQKTVLRNPDGRYTVALPKNPQSFPTLGESKEIAFRRLQATERRLNRDSDLRNQYSAFMEEYLELGHMQKVKEDLLVKRCFLPHHPVLKESSTTTKLRVVFDASCKTSSGTSLNDGLLAGPVIQEDLRSIILRCRTNQVMVVADVEKMFRQIFITPEDRPLQSILWRKSLSDEVAVYELNTVTYGTKPAPFLATRTLKQLAIDEEERYPLAAKAFTEDTYMDDVITGAEDVEAALKLRLQLENAAIAGGFRLRKFASNCPRILEGMTEENVAIKDFSEDAESDPSMKILGLTWLPKSDIFKYQFSFPELSTSGDLTKRQVLSVIATLFDPLGLLGAAVTTAKVFMQQLWLLQDSNQERLGWDQPLPPTVGEVWRNYFEQLPLLNEISIARCVRIQGAAELEIHCFSDASEKAYGGCVYLKSVDSEGRVKSHLLSAKSKVAPLKCQSIPRLELCGALLTVQLFEMVQKSIKIDCPVYFWTDSTCVLRWIQAVPTTWTTYVANRVAKIQSFSKGCEWRHVPGADNPADLISRGVAPEKFIQALRRFVGRRGKCSDLFSDNGTNFVGAKNQLKELFSLFKDQNHREMVERECCNEGIRWHFNPPSAPHFGGLWEAAVRSAKQHILKVIGENPVSAEDFTTLLVQVEACLNSRPLTPLSDNPEDLEPLTPGHFLIGESLQALPDLNFEDTPDNRLNQLQQMQKNLRLIWNRWRREYLAQLQARTKRWKPAVSIKPDSMVIIKDERLPPCRWKMGRIMELHPAPTQTSRKAANNNNKNNNSLQVIVYCQRLLEAANDQSGLTSELNYGEKQPSEKSLERDGSSDAAPKYVSAISRLRQPDTLLYMQDNNFEVRFAGASAERSEFAAAVVRVLRLRITIAAQIQRNPVKMIKETIIFICPPAGESITSGGDQPRGGKQ from the exons ATGCCTGTGACAAAATCTACAAAGGAGCCTAAGGCGGCACCAACACTTAGATATTGGATTGTTAAACTGAAGGAAATACAGTCATCGTTTGGAGATATTTGGGAATTTGTCGAAACATTCCAAGAAGATGTAAGCTCGACACAAATTTCGGTACGATTAAATGCCATCGATGATTTGTGGGAAAGGTTTGGAGATGTTTTGATAGAAATTAAATCTCATGAGGACTTTACTGCAGGTGATGAAATATACGATAAAGAGCGAAAGGAATTCAGTGATAGGTTTTACCATGCGAAATCGTTTCTGATTGAGAAGGCCAAGGAGCGTCAGGACTCTGCTGAGGTGAACCAGACTATTCGATCAGAATCTGGCCACATGGCAAACGTGGATCATGTTCGACTCCCACAAATCAAGCTTCAATCTTTTGACGGAAACATCGATGAATGGCTAGGTTTTCGTGATTTGTACCTCTCTTTGATTCACTGGAAGCAGGAACTTCCAGAGGTGGAAAAGTTCCACTATTTGAAAGGGTGTTTGCAAGGCGAACCAAAGGCGTTGATCGATCCGCTACAAATCACGAAAACAAATTATACTGTTGCATGGGAGATGCTATTGAAACGGTACAATAATAGCAAACAGCTGAAAAAACGGCAGGTGCAAGCACTTTTCAAGCTGCCAGGAATGGTAAAGGAATCCAAGGGTGAGCTACAAACGTTGCTGGAGGGTTTTGAGAGAATTGTGAACACTCTTGATCAAGTTCTGGAAACCGACGAATACAAGGACTTACTGTTGGTGAATTTTCTCGTTTCTCGGTTGGATTCCGTAACACGTAGGAGCTGGGAGGAAGAGTCTGCTACCAAGGAGCAAGATTCTCTGGCAGAACTCACAGAATTTCTTCATCGTCGAGTTCGGGTTTTAGAAGCTCTCCCTCCACGGTTTACGGACAACAGATCAATGCAGCCTCAAGGTTCGGTGAAACAGAAGACGGTCAGTGTCAGAACTTACCATAACAACGTGAAGTCTTCCGGGATTAGATGTCATGCATGCAAGGAAGGTCATTTGCTTCACCAGTGTCAGAAGTTTTTGAGAATGGGTGTCAATGAAAGGGATTCTCTGTTGAAGGTTCAGTCGTTATGCAGAAACTGTTTCAGGTCTGGGCACATGGCTAAGGATTGCCAGTCTAAATTCTGGTGCAGGACCTGTAAAGGTAGACATCATACGTTGGTGTGTTTCAAGGTGAAGGAAGACAGTCAGCCAGCCGAACTTCGATCAAGTGTTCCTTCAACATCAAGTGGTGGTGCTTCGAAAGAGAGTTCTACTTTTCAAACATCGCATTCGTCATCAGCCTGCCTAACATCTAGTGATCAGAGGAGGCCTCGATCACAGGTTCTGCTAGCAACAGCGGTAGTTTTCATCGAAGATGAGATGGGCGCCCGGATTCCAGCTCGTGCATTGTTAGACTCCGGATCAGAAAGCAACTTTATCTCTGAGCGGTTGTGTCAGTTGATGAAGATAAGTCGGAAGAAGGTGGACATCTCAATCTTGGGTATCGGTCAAGTACAAACAAGAGTCAAGCATAAGATTGAGGCGGTGGTTCATTCCAGGGTAACCAGATTCTCCAAAGAAATGAATTTCTTGGTTTTACCGAAGGTAACGGTTGATCTTCCTACATCATCGGTTGATACGGATGGGTGGAGAATTCCGGACGGTATTAGTCTTGCGGATCCGTCATTTTTTGTGTCCACAAAGGTGGATCTAGTTCTTGGAATTGAGTTCTTTTTCGAGTTTTTCCAAACGGGGAAGAATATGTGTATTGGCGACAACTTACCAACGCTCACGGATTCGGTTTTCGGATGGGTGGTTTCCGGAGGTCTATCGGAACACACAGTGACAAGGGTCAACTGTAACACTTCTACTACAGAGTCGTTGGAATCGTTGGTTTCCCGTTTTTGGGCGTGCGAGGAGATCGGTTTAGAAAAACTGTACACAGAGGAGGAACAAATGTGTGAAGACCATTTTCAGAAAACGGTTCTGAGAAATCCCGATGGAAGGTACACAGTTGCCTTGCCCAAAAACCCACAGTCTTTTCCAACTCTGGGTGAATCAAAGGAAATAGCATTTCGTCGGTTGCAAGCTACGGAACGAAGGCTGAACAGGGATTCTGACCTTCGAAACCAATATAGCGCGTTTATGGAGGAATACCTTGAGCTTGGACACATGCAGAAGGTTAAGGAGGATCTACTTGTGAAACGTTGCTTCCTACCACATCATCCCGTCCTGAAAGAAAGCAGTACCACCACAAAACTTCGGGTGGTGTTTGATGCGTCCTGTAAAACGTCTTCGGGGACCTCGTTGAATGATGGGTTGTTAGCTGGGCCGGTGATTCAGGAGGATTTGAGGTCGATCATACTTCGTTGCCGTACAAACCAAGTCATGGTTGTTGCGGATGTAGAGAAGATGTTCCGGCAAATCTTCATAACTCCTGAGGATCGTCCTTTGCAATCGATACTTTGGCGAAAATCACTGTCGGATGAGGTCGCAGTATACGAGCTGAACACAGTTACGTACGGTACAAAACCCGCACCATTCTTGGCAACCAGGACTTTGAAACAGTTGGCTATTGACGAAGAGGAGCGCTATCCCCTTGCGGCTAAGGCTTTTACCGAGGATACCTACATGGACGATGTGATAACCGGAGCAGAAGATGTGGAAGCAGCACTCAAGCTGAGGCTTCAGCTCGAAAATGCTGCGATAGCGGGTGGATTTCGGTTACGAAAGTTTGCTTCTAACTGTCCAAGGATTTTAGAAGGCATGACTGAGGAAAACGTGGCGATTAAAGACTTCTCGGAGGATGCTGAATCAGATCCGTCGATGAAGATTCTTGGACTCACATGGCTGCCGAAATCAGACATCTTCAAATATCAATTTAGTTTTCCGGAGTTATCGACATCAGGTGACCTTACGAAACGACAGGTTCTTTCGGTGATTGCAACATTGTTCGATCCGCTCGGTTTATTGGGAGCAGCGGTTACAACAGCTAAGGTTTTCATGCAACAACTTTGGCTATTGCAGGATAGCAATCAAGAGCGTTTGGGTTGGGATCAACCACTACCTCCAACGGTGGGTGAGGTTTGGCGGAATTATTTCGAGCAGCTACCGTTGTTGAACGAAATCAGTATCGCACGTTGTGTCAGGATCCAAGGAGCTGCAGAGCTAGAAATTCACTGCTTTTCAGATGCCTCTGAAAAGGCATATGGAGGATGCGTGTATCTGAAAAGCGTAGATTCGGAAGGAAGAGTGAAGAGCCATTTACTGTCAGCGAAATCCAAGGTGGCTCCGTTGAAATGCCAATCGATTCCTCGTCTAGAGTTGTGTGGGGCACTTCTCACTGTGCAGCTGTTTGAAATGGTTCAGAAATCGATTAAAATCGACTGTCCGGTTTATTTTTGGACGGATTCCACTTGCGTGTTGCGTTGGATCCAAGCGGTGCCTACCACATGGACCACCTATGTGGCTAACAGGGTTGCTAAAATACAATCATTTAGCAAGGGATGTGAATGGAGACATGTCCCTGGAGCAGATAATCCTGCGGATTTGATCTCACGGGGAGTTGCGCCCG AGAAGTTTATACAAGCCTTGAGAAGATTTGTCGGCAGACGCGGGAAATGCTCTGATTTGTTTTCTGATAATGGAACAAATTTTGTGGGTGCAAAAAATCAGCTGAAGGAGCTTTTCAGTCTGTTCAAGGACCAGAATCATCGTGAAATGGTAGAACGAGAATGCTGTAACGAAGGTATTCGTTGGCATTTCAATCCGCCGAGTGCCCCTCATTTCGGTGGGTTATGGGAGGCAGCCGTTCGTTCAGCTAAGCAGCACATACTTAAGGTTATTGGTGAAAACCCAGTATCGGCCGAAGACTTCACAACATTGCTCGTTCAGGTGGAAGCTTGCTTAAACTCGAGACCTCTCACACCTCTGTCTGATAACCCAGAGGATCTCGAGCCGTTAACTCCTGGACATTTCCTTATTGGGGAATCATTACAAGCTTTAccggatttgaattttgaagataCACCAGATAATAGATTAAATCAACTTCAGCAAATGCAGAAAAATCTAAGGCTTATTTGGAATCGTTGGCGACGTGAGTACTTGGCGCAGCTTCAGGCTCGTACTAAACGTTGGAAGCCAGCTGTTTCCATAAAACCAGATAGCATGGTTATAATCAAGGACGAAAGACTCCCACCATGTCGCTGGAAAATGGGTCGAATAATGGAACTTCACCCTG CACCAACACAGACATCTAGGAAGGcagcaaacaacaacaacaaaaacaacaacagtttGCAGGTTATTGTATATTGCCAGCGGCTCTTAGAGGCGGCAAACGACCAAAGTGGCTTAACCTCGGAACTGAACTATGGCGAAAAACAACCATCCGAAAAGTCCCTGGAGCGTGACGGAAGCAGCGACGCGGCACCAAAATACGTATCCGCCATTTCTCGATTGCGCCAGCCAG ATACACTTTTATACATGCAAGATAATAACTTTGAGGTTCGTTTTGCCGGCGCCTCCGCCGAGCGTTCCGagtttgctgctgctgtagtTCGCGTTCTGCGCCTGAGAATTACCATCGCAGCTCAAATCCAGAGAAATCCTGTTAAGATGATCAAGGAAACTATAATTTTCATCTGCCCCCCAGCCGGGGAATCCATCACTTCCGGCGGAGATCAACCTAGAGGAGGGAAACAGTGA